The proteins below are encoded in one region of Synechococcus sp. MU1643:
- a CDS encoding DUF1611 domain-containing protein, whose protein sequence is MNGIQAPPGFREMRLVLLQHGGLASLTGKTGLAMLRHRAGPIVAVIDPDHAGQSLQHVTGIDRDVPVVADLASALPYKPEVAVVGLAPSGGRLPDPVRHDVLAALRAGLHLASGLHTRLADDPELAEACWRDRWIWDLRKEPEGLNVGQARAAALPCRRLLAVGTDMAVGKMSACLSLLEAAQSTGIPARFVGTGQAGILISGEGVALDAVRVDYAAGAVEAAVLRAADALPEQGLVLVEGQGSLCHPASTANLPLLRGTQPTALLLVHRAGQQTIDRLPQIPLPSLESLVATTEILASWARPGGTAEPAKVAAVALNTARLDEAQAREEVERVEQMLGLACTDPIRWGAEPLLGALLDC, encoded by the coding sequence ATGAACGGCATTCAGGCGCCGCCGGGATTTCGGGAGATGCGGTTGGTGCTGCTTCAACACGGCGGTTTGGCCAGCCTCACCGGCAAGACTGGTCTGGCCATGCTCCGCCACCGTGCCGGACCGATCGTCGCGGTGATCGATCCCGACCATGCGGGCCAATCTCTTCAACATGTCACCGGCATCGATCGTGACGTGCCAGTGGTTGCCGATTTGGCTTCGGCTCTGCCGTACAAGCCTGAGGTCGCGGTGGTCGGCCTGGCTCCCTCGGGGGGGCGGCTGCCTGATCCTGTCCGCCACGACGTCTTGGCAGCGTTGCGCGCAGGCCTGCACCTCGCCAGCGGCCTCCACACCCGCCTGGCCGATGATCCCGAGCTAGCGGAAGCCTGCTGGCGCGACCGTTGGATCTGGGATCTGCGCAAGGAGCCGGAAGGACTCAACGTTGGCCAGGCACGCGCCGCAGCGCTCCCCTGTCGGCGCCTTCTGGCCGTTGGCACCGATATGGCTGTCGGCAAGATGAGCGCATGCCTTTCTTTGCTCGAGGCGGCCCAGAGCACCGGCATTCCCGCGCGCTTTGTGGGGACAGGACAGGCAGGAATCCTGATCAGCGGGGAAGGGGTCGCCCTGGATGCGGTTCGCGTCGATTACGCCGCCGGTGCGGTGGAGGCAGCAGTGCTTCGGGCGGCGGATGCTTTGCCGGAGCAGGGCCTCGTGCTGGTGGAGGGGCAGGGGTCGCTCTGCCATCCGGCCTCAACGGCCAACTTGCCCCTGTTGCGGGGCACCCAGCCGACGGCCCTTTTGCTCGTTCATCGGGCTGGCCAGCAGACCATTGATCGGCTGCCTCAGATTCCCCTTCCAAGCCTTGAGTCCTTGGTGGCCACAACCGAAATCCTGGCAAGCTGGGCTCGACCCGGTGGGACAGCTGAGCCTGCCAAGGTGGCCGCTGTCGCGCTCAACACCGCACGCCTCGATGAAGCTCAGGCTCGGGAGGAGGTGGAGCGCGTCGAACAAATGCTGGGTTTGGCCTGCACGGATCCCATCCGCTGGGGTGCTGAACCTCTCCTCGGAGCCCTACTGGATTGTTGA
- a CDS encoding pentapeptide repeat-containing protein: MATPAQALDTSAGVGLQDRALFQEKVDYTLTNQSNGDFEGQNLANTSFAGAVGRGANFRGANLHGAILTQGAFAEADFQGADLSDALMDRADFVATDLRNAVLTGIIASGSSFSNAQIEGADFTDALLDRDDQRRLCGEAEGVNPSTGVATFDSLGC; the protein is encoded by the coding sequence ATGGCAACGCCTGCCCAGGCCCTGGACACCTCAGCTGGGGTGGGACTGCAGGACCGGGCCCTGTTCCAGGAAAAGGTGGATTACACGCTCACAAACCAGAGCAACGGCGACTTCGAGGGGCAGAACCTGGCCAACACATCCTTTGCCGGAGCTGTGGGTCGCGGAGCGAATTTCCGGGGCGCCAACCTACATGGCGCAATCCTCACCCAAGGGGCCTTCGCCGAGGCTGATTTCCAAGGCGCTGACCTCTCCGATGCCCTGATGGATCGCGCCGACTTCGTCGCCACCGACCTACGCAATGCCGTCCTAACCGGGATCATTGCGTCGGGCAGCAGCTTCAGCAACGCTCAGATCGAAGGGGCCGATTTCACTGACGCCCTGCTCGATCGTGATGATCAACGCCGCCTTTGTGGCGAGGCCGAGGGCGTCAACCCCAGCACCGGAGTCGCCACCTTCGACAGTCTGGGCTGCTGA
- the miaB gene encoding tRNA (N6-isopentenyl adenosine(37)-C2)-methylthiotransferase MiaB — protein MVASAPLATDAAANPRRGSYWITTFGCQMNKADSERMAGILEAMGYQEASAELDADLVLYNTCTIRDNAEQKVYSYLGRQAQRKRSNPNLTLVVAGCVAQQEGESLLRRVPELDLVMGPQHANRLETLLLQVDSGQQVVATEDHHILEDITTARRDSSICGWVNVIYGCNERCTYCVVPSVRGKEQSRLPQAIKLEMEGLAAQGYKEITLLGQNIDAYGRDLPGITPEGRRQHTLTDLLHHVHDVEGIERIRFATSHPRYFTERLIDACADLPKLCEHFHIPFQSGDNDVLQAMARGYTVERYRRIIDRIRERMPDASLSADVIVAFPGETDAQYRRTLDLIEEIGFDQVNTAAYSPRPNTPAANWDNQLPEEVKVERLREINALVERCARKANARYEGRTEEVLAEGINPKDPSQLMGRTRTNRLTFFSFTGADGHAYDAGDLVQVRIDAVRSFSLSGSPLPH, from the coding sequence TTGGTCGCCTCCGCCCCCCTCGCCACTGACGCCGCTGCCAATCCTCGACGGGGTAGTTACTGGATCACCACGTTCGGCTGCCAGATGAACAAGGCGGATTCCGAACGGATGGCGGGAATCCTTGAGGCCATGGGCTACCAGGAGGCATCAGCCGAACTGGATGCCGATCTAGTGCTCTACAACACCTGCACCATCAGGGACAACGCCGAGCAGAAGGTTTACAGCTATCTCGGCAGACAAGCCCAGAGGAAACGCAGCAACCCCAATCTCACCCTGGTGGTGGCGGGCTGTGTTGCCCAGCAGGAAGGCGAATCACTGCTCCGGCGGGTGCCGGAGCTGGATCTGGTGATGGGTCCACAGCACGCCAACCGTCTTGAAACCCTGCTGCTGCAGGTGGACAGCGGTCAGCAGGTGGTCGCCACCGAAGACCACCACATCCTTGAAGACATCACCACGGCCCGCCGAGACAGCAGCATCTGCGGCTGGGTGAACGTGATCTATGGCTGCAACGAACGTTGCACCTACTGCGTGGTGCCCTCCGTGCGCGGCAAAGAACAATCACGCCTGCCCCAGGCGATCAAGCTGGAAATGGAGGGCCTTGCTGCCCAGGGCTACAAGGAAATCACCCTGCTCGGCCAGAACATTGATGCCTACGGCCGTGATCTACCGGGCATCACGCCGGAGGGTCGCCGCCAACACACCCTCACGGATTTGCTCCATCACGTGCACGACGTGGAGGGCATTGAACGAATCCGTTTTGCCACCAGCCACCCGCGCTACTTCACCGAGCGGCTGATCGATGCCTGTGCCGACCTGCCCAAGCTCTGTGAACACTTCCACATTCCTTTTCAGAGCGGGGACAACGACGTGTTGCAAGCCATGGCCCGGGGCTACACCGTTGAGCGCTACCGGCGGATCATCGACCGCATCCGTGAGCGCATGCCCGATGCCTCCCTCAGTGCCGATGTGATCGTTGCCTTCCCCGGCGAAACCGATGCGCAGTACCGCCGCACCCTCGATCTGATCGAAGAAATAGGCTTCGATCAGGTGAACACAGCGGCCTATTCACCTCGGCCCAATACCCCTGCAGCCAATTGGGACAACCAGCTGCCGGAGGAGGTGAAGGTGGAACGCCTGCGCGAAATCAATGCCCTGGTGGAACGCTGCGCCCGCAAGGCCAATGCCCGCTACGAGGGGCGCACTGAAGAAGTGCTGGCGGAGGGCATCAATCCCAAGGACCCATCGCAGCTGATGGGACGAACCCGCACCAATCGCCTGACCTTCTTCAGCTTCACCGGAGCGGATGGCCATGCCTACGACGCCGGCGATCTCGTGCAGGTGCGCATCGATGCGGTGCGTTCCTTTTCACTCAGCGGCAGCCCCCTGCCCCACTAA
- a CDS encoding dipeptide epimerase, translating into MGWALTRFSLTKAVPLTISRGTTADVVRLELRVERDGLVGRGEAGGFETGHRAFALEAVEQELLALLPQLEALDPNHPQRFEPLLNALSPPARCAIDLALWDWYGQRLGHPLWRLWGLDPAEGVATSITLGLASEDAVLDRLERWWTQLPATRVKLKLGSPDGLDHDLSLLKAVAQAITDRSQRQGVAVELQVDANGGWTLDQTRRMLEALAVHQVVLLEQPLAPDLDPTQDTAGFAALHPHCPMALVADESCWDLEDLLRLAPVVDGVNLKLLKTGGLSQALLMAHVAQKKGLDLMVGCYSDSSLLNGAAAQMLPLIRWPDLDSHLNLVDDPFVGLKLKDDRLRPSAMAGLGIRQAGGTAAL; encoded by the coding sequence ATGGGCTGGGCCCTCACACGGTTTTCGCTCACCAAGGCCGTGCCCCTCACGATAAGCCGGGGCACCACAGCTGACGTGGTGCGGTTGGAGCTCAGGGTGGAACGTGATGGGCTGGTCGGCCGCGGCGAGGCCGGTGGATTTGAGACCGGCCACCGTGCCTTTGCCCTGGAGGCTGTGGAACAAGAGCTGCTGGCGCTTTTGCCGCAACTTGAGGCTTTGGATCCCAACCATCCGCAACGGTTCGAGCCCTTGCTGAACGCCCTCAGCCCCCCGGCCCGTTGTGCCATCGACCTGGCCTTGTGGGACTGGTACGGGCAACGGCTTGGCCATCCGCTATGGCGGCTCTGGGGGTTGGATCCAGCCGAGGGTGTGGCCACCAGCATCACCCTGGGCCTGGCTTCTGAGGATGCCGTGTTGGATCGTCTCGAACGCTGGTGGACGCAGCTGCCGGCGACGCGGGTGAAGCTCAAGCTGGGCAGCCCCGACGGGTTGGATCACGACCTCAGCCTGTTGAAGGCTGTGGCCCAAGCCATCACGGATCGATCCCAGCGGCAGGGTGTGGCGGTCGAACTACAGGTGGATGCCAACGGCGGATGGACCTTGGATCAGACCAGGCGAATGCTTGAGGCCCTGGCCGTACATCAGGTGGTGCTGCTTGAGCAGCCCCTGGCTCCCGATCTGGATCCCACGCAGGACACAGCGGGATTCGCGGCGCTTCACCCTCACTGTCCAATGGCCTTGGTGGCGGATGAAAGTTGCTGGGATCTGGAGGATCTGCTGCGCCTGGCTCCGGTGGTGGATGGCGTGAATCTCAAGCTGCTGAAGACCGGGGGGCTCAGTCAGGCCCTGCTGATGGCTCATGTGGCGCAGAAGAAGGGGCTGGATCTGATGGTGGGTTGCTACTCCGACAGCTCATTGTTGAACGGTGCAGCGGCACAGATGTTGCCTTTGATTCGTTGGCCGGATCTCGACAGCCACCTCAACTTGGTGGATGACCCCTTTGTTGGCCTTAAGTTGAAAGACGATCGTCTGCGACCTTCGGCGATGGCTGGATTGGGGATCCGCCAGGCAGGAGGCACAGCAGCGTTATGA
- a CDS encoding amidohydrolase family protein, which yields MDAPSLKTQPGSGVLEAWAPLGLLDFAPSTPLPDVAKQGLTPVRLSWHQGRLRELKPLPAEHVPPSRIVLPRLVDCHVHLDKAYTWHEHPNLSGSYGGALDANLREHNTRTVASVLQRGEHAMERAFANGLRAMRSHVDSGGPGAEPSWDALLTLQQRWRSRIDLQLVALVPLAFWGSAEADVLARRVAASAGCLGGVLTPPCGSSVVTQQLEALLRLADRYGCGVDLHIDEADHGPAEGMVQLLKALRRVPVQVPVTCSHASSLSLLPAPRLMRLAERMAAAQINVIALPLTNAWLLARVDHATPLQRPQAPIRQLQRCGVPVAVAGDNVADPWFPGGDFDPLGLLGASMPLTQLLPWQRLGLAPFTTAPPAILQLEWDGVLRAGAPADLICMEGQGWSDLIKCSSQRQILVNGHWQSSPSARP from the coding sequence ATGGACGCCCCGTCGCTTAAGACCCAGCCGGGGAGTGGTGTCCTTGAGGCCTGGGCACCCCTGGGACTGCTGGATTTCGCCCCTTCAACGCCCCTGCCAGACGTCGCGAAGCAAGGGCTAACGCCTGTGCGTCTTAGCTGGCATCAGGGCCGCCTGCGGGAGCTGAAGCCCCTGCCCGCCGAGCACGTGCCACCGTCTCGGATCGTGCTGCCGCGCTTGGTCGACTGCCATGTCCATTTGGACAAGGCCTACACATGGCATGAGCATCCCAACCTCAGCGGCAGCTATGGGGGTGCCCTGGACGCCAACCTGCGGGAGCACAACACCCGAACCGTCGCTTCCGTGCTCCAACGCGGAGAGCACGCCATGGAGAGGGCGTTCGCTAACGGGCTGCGGGCCATGCGCAGCCATGTCGACAGTGGTGGCCCCGGCGCTGAGCCCAGCTGGGATGCGCTGCTCACGCTGCAGCAACGCTGGCGCAGCCGCATCGATCTCCAGCTGGTGGCACTGGTGCCTTTGGCCTTCTGGGGGTCAGCTGAAGCGGATGTTCTGGCGCGTCGCGTCGCAGCGAGTGCGGGCTGCCTTGGCGGTGTGCTGACCCCCCCCTGTGGATCTTCTGTGGTCACCCAGCAGCTGGAGGCGTTGTTGCGCTTGGCTGATCGCTATGGCTGCGGCGTCGATCTGCACATCGATGAAGCGGATCATGGTCCGGCGGAGGGCATGGTTCAGCTGCTGAAGGCTTTGCGGCGCGTACCAGTGCAGGTTCCAGTCACCTGCAGCCATGCCAGCAGTCTTTCCCTGCTGCCGGCGCCACGCCTCATGCGGTTGGCAGAGCGCATGGCGGCAGCGCAGATCAATGTGATTGCCCTGCCTCTCACCAATGCCTGGTTGCTGGCACGGGTGGATCACGCCACACCACTTCAGCGTCCGCAGGCCCCGATCCGTCAGTTGCAACGTTGCGGTGTCCCCGTTGCGGTGGCGGGTGACAACGTGGCCGATCCGTGGTTCCCGGGAGGCGACTTTGATCCCTTGGGCTTGCTGGGTGCGTCGATGCCGTTGACCCAGTTGTTGCCCTGGCAGCGCTTGGGCCTCGCCCCTTTCACCACGGCACCGCCCGCCATTCTTCAGTTGGAGTGGGATGGGGTGCTGCGGGCTGGGGCTCCAGCTGATCTGATCTGCATGGAGGGCCAGGGATGGTCAGATCTGATCAAGTGCTCTTCCCAGCGTCAGATTCTCGTGAACGGCCACTGGCAGTCGTCACCAAGCGCTAGACCCTGA
- a CDS encoding DUF4359 domain-containing protein yields the protein MLVGGIAAAGVLSLVVSNPSLEDYQAHAGDQLVRLGTKELCDEPTLPMVLRLWIRNCPELIASQRDALAALAGQFTTRRNLVVASLYSTQMEGKELLPGLRLPGFEVLSLGVAGRFVVLSTDASSGAED from the coding sequence ATGTTGGTGGGGGGGATTGCAGCGGCCGGGGTGCTGTCGCTGGTGGTGTCCAATCCGTCGTTGGAGGACTATCAAGCCCATGCCGGAGACCAGCTGGTCAGGTTGGGCACCAAGGAACTTTGCGATGAACCGACCCTGCCAATGGTGCTGCGTCTGTGGATACGCAATTGCCCTGAACTGATTGCCTCCCAGCGGGATGCCCTGGCGGCATTGGCGGGTCAGTTCACCACCCGTCGCAACCTGGTGGTGGCCAGCTTGTATTCCACCCAAATGGAAGGGAAGGAGCTGCTGCCAGGTCTGCGCCTGCCCGGCTTTGAAGTGCTCAGCCTTGGTGTGGCAGGTCGTTTCGTGGTTCTCAGCACCGACGCCAGCAGTGGTGCTGAGGATTGA
- a CDS encoding aspartate aminotransferase family protein, which translates to MNTYGRFPLALAKGKGCWVKDTQGRCYLDAVAGIATCTLGHSDRAMQRALRKQLGRLQHVSNLYQIPEQEELASWLVRNSCADSVFFCNSGAEANEAAIKLARKHGHQRRGIEQPVILTAAASFHGRTLAAVTATGQPKYHKGFEPMVTGFDYFPYNDLKALEALINRYEQAGPSIAAVLVEPLQGEGGVNPGDRVFFSRLREICTKNNILLILDEVQVGMGRSGRLWGYEQLGISPDAFTLAKGLGGGHAIGALLVNASADLFDPGDHASTFGGNPFACRAGLTVATEIERRGLLSNVTARGEQLRDGLQELVNCFPEHLQGVRGWGLLQGIVIREGSSWTAPALAKAAINQGLLLVAAGPSVLRMVPPLIINKREVRELLRRLAKTLSSVS; encoded by the coding sequence ATGAACACCTACGGCCGTTTCCCTTTGGCGCTGGCAAAGGGGAAAGGCTGCTGGGTCAAAGACACCCAGGGGCGGTGCTACCTGGATGCAGTCGCTGGCATCGCAACCTGCACCCTGGGCCACAGCGACAGAGCCATGCAGCGGGCTCTGCGCAAGCAGCTGGGACGGCTCCAGCACGTATCGAATCTTTATCAGATTCCAGAACAGGAAGAGCTGGCCAGCTGGTTAGTGCGCAACAGCTGTGCCGACAGCGTCTTCTTCTGCAATTCCGGAGCCGAAGCCAATGAAGCCGCGATCAAGCTGGCCCGCAAACACGGACATCAACGCCGCGGCATCGAACAGCCCGTGATCCTCACAGCAGCAGCCAGCTTCCATGGCCGCACGCTCGCGGCGGTCACCGCTACCGGTCAACCCAAGTACCACAAGGGTTTTGAGCCCATGGTGACCGGGTTTGATTACTTCCCTTACAACGATCTGAAAGCTCTCGAAGCCCTGATCAACCGCTACGAACAGGCCGGTCCCTCGATCGCGGCTGTTCTGGTTGAACCCCTGCAAGGTGAGGGTGGCGTCAACCCTGGAGACCGCGTTTTCTTCTCACGCCTGCGCGAGATCTGCACAAAGAACAACATCTTGCTGATCCTTGATGAAGTGCAGGTGGGCATGGGGCGGAGTGGCCGCCTTTGGGGCTATGAGCAGCTGGGCATTAGCCCTGACGCCTTCACCCTGGCCAAAGGCCTGGGCGGTGGCCACGCCATTGGGGCCTTGCTGGTGAACGCATCCGCGGATTTGTTTGATCCCGGCGACCACGCCAGCACCTTCGGCGGCAATCCCTTCGCCTGCCGGGCAGGTTTGACGGTGGCCACCGAAATCGAACGACGAGGGCTGCTGAGCAACGTCACAGCCCGCGGCGAACAACTGCGCGATGGGCTCCAAGAGCTGGTGAACTGCTTCCCCGAGCACCTCCAAGGCGTGCGGGGCTGGGGTCTGCTGCAAGGCATCGTGATACGAGAGGGCAGCAGTTGGACGGCCCCTGCGCTGGCAAAAGCCGCCATTAACCAAGGCCTGCTTCTGGTGGCGGCCGGTCCCTCGGTGCTGCGCATGGTCCCCCCACTGATCATCAACAAGCGCGAAGTGCGCGAACTGCTGCGCCGCCTGGCGAAAACCCTCTCCAGCGTCAGCTGA
- a CDS encoding FAD-binding oxidoreductase encodes MGRAEALIALRQALSAVPDLELLEEPGELQRHSRDAFEYSPVLTRRLEACRAELVVRPRSVDAVERLASACAEHQVPLTLRGSGTGNYGQCVPLQGGVVMLTTALRQIRSIDPITGVVTVEPGCVMRDLDQELRRHGRQLRLMPSTWRSATIGGFVAGGSGGIGSLRWGFLRDPGHLLGLEIVPLRPDAQRHQLGEMDAEALNHAYGTNGIITALSLATAPAVNWHQVSVDCEHWEHAIELMQRIAASALDLHLASLLEQPLLSRMPGWGGPAVSAHRLLLLVAPDGLKSLQRMVQSAGASLRDLGPEDLSGGNGLRELSWNHTTLHVRASEPGWTYLQMLLPRPEAPAMAALKQRWGDALLWHLELVRQQGSPRLAALPLVRWQGQDQLNRLMDDCRAAGAVLFNPHVITVEDGGLGVIDADQVVAKQRFDPAGLLNPGKLRGWEERS; translated from the coding sequence ATGGGTCGCGCTGAAGCCTTAATCGCCCTGCGGCAAGCCCTCAGCGCTGTTCCGGATCTGGAGCTGTTGGAGGAACCGGGAGAGCTTCAGCGCCATTCCAGGGATGCCTTTGAGTACTCCCCCGTCTTGACGCGGCGGCTGGAGGCCTGCCGTGCTGAGTTGGTGGTCCGTCCCCGCTCGGTGGACGCCGTCGAACGACTGGCTTCGGCCTGCGCTGAGCACCAGGTCCCCTTGACCCTTCGCGGTTCCGGGACGGGGAACTACGGCCAGTGCGTGCCTCTGCAGGGCGGCGTGGTGATGCTCACCACGGCCCTGCGGCAGATCCGTTCGATTGATCCGATCACTGGGGTGGTGACCGTGGAACCGGGCTGTGTGATGCGTGATCTGGATCAGGAGTTGCGCCGGCATGGACGCCAGCTGCGCTTGATGCCCAGCACTTGGCGCAGCGCCACCATTGGCGGCTTCGTTGCAGGGGGGTCTGGGGGCATCGGTTCGCTGCGCTGGGGCTTCCTACGGGATCCAGGCCATTTGCTCGGGTTGGAGATCGTGCCGCTACGCCCCGATGCCCAGCGCCATCAACTCGGCGAGATGGATGCAGAGGCCTTGAACCACGCCTACGGCACCAACGGCATCATCACGGCCCTCAGCCTGGCCACAGCTCCAGCGGTCAACTGGCACCAGGTGAGTGTGGACTGCGAGCACTGGGAGCACGCAATTGAACTGATGCAAAGGATCGCTGCCTCGGCCTTGGATCTCCATTTGGCGAGCCTGCTGGAACAGCCGCTGCTGTCGCGGATGCCCGGTTGGGGTGGTCCTGCCGTCTCAGCCCACAGGCTGCTGTTGCTTGTCGCACCCGATGGGCTTAAAAGCTTGCAAAGGATGGTGCAGTCAGCCGGTGCCAGCCTGCGGGATCTCGGCCCTGAGGATCTCTCAGGGGGCAATGGCTTGCGAGAGCTGAGCTGGAATCACACCACCCTGCATGTGCGGGCTTCAGAGCCGGGATGGACTTACCTGCAGATGCTGTTGCCGCGACCGGAGGCCCCAGCGATGGCGGCATTGAAGCAGCGTTGGGGTGATGCCCTGCTCTGGCATCTCGAGCTTGTGCGGCAGCAGGGCTCTCCCCGCCTGGCTGCTCTGCCGTTGGTGCGTTGGCAGGGACAAGATCAGCTGAACCGGTTGATGGATGACTGCAGGGCCGCGGGTGCCGTGCTGTTCAACCCCCACGTGATCACTGTGGAAGACGGCGGCCTTGGCGTCATCGATGCCGATCAGGTGGTGGCCAAGCAGCGCTTTGATCCTGCCGGTCTGCTCAATCCAGGCAAGCTTCGGGGTTGGGAGGAGCGCTCTTGA
- a CDS encoding dihydrofolate synthase, with translation MDDLSDLIPRFDLRGMDLQLDRMHAALHELDHPCRTIPAIQVLGTNGKGSIVSFLESALCAAGLRCGVTTSPHLVSWCERIRIKGKPIAVETLRTQLQALQALNERHRLTPFELLVTTAFLEFQRHACDLLVLEVGLGGRLDATTAHPYRPVVAVASIGLDHCEHLGNSLTAIATEKAAAIPPQATVISCVQAPEVRDVLKTTCRTQQATLHWVKPLDSNWQLGLPGAIQRSNAAVALDALRALSGLGWTLPEAMIQKGFATAHWPGRLQTVHWGDQKLRLDGAHNPPAAVQLAEERNQWIDASNGVVWILAIQAHKDAVAMLQTLLLPQDQAWIIPVPSHKSWSRSALLQELPQLDHQLQEADGLETVLNQLSSNEWPTPVPIVAGSLYLIGDLFARGVVTAE, from the coding sequence GTGGACGATCTGTCTGATCTGATCCCACGCTTCGATCTGCGTGGCATGGATCTGCAGTTGGATCGCATGCATGCGGCCCTGCACGAGCTCGACCATCCCTGTCGGACGATTCCCGCGATTCAGGTGCTGGGCACCAATGGGAAGGGTTCCATCGTCAGCTTTCTGGAATCAGCCCTCTGTGCCGCCGGCCTCCGCTGCGGGGTCACCACCTCCCCCCACCTGGTGAGCTGGTGCGAACGCATCCGGATCAAGGGAAAGCCCATTGCCGTTGAAACGCTGCGCACCCAGTTGCAGGCGCTTCAGGCCCTGAACGAACGGCATCGTCTAACCCCGTTTGAACTGCTCGTGACCACAGCCTTCTTGGAGTTCCAACGGCACGCCTGCGACCTGTTGGTGCTGGAAGTGGGGCTGGGAGGACGGCTTGACGCAACAACGGCCCACCCATACCGCCCTGTGGTGGCTGTCGCCAGCATTGGCCTGGACCACTGCGAGCACCTGGGCAACAGCCTCACCGCCATCGCAACCGAAAAAGCGGCAGCGATCCCGCCGCAGGCCACCGTGATCAGTTGCGTTCAAGCCCCTGAGGTGCGTGACGTCCTGAAGACAACCTGCCGAACCCAGCAGGCCACGCTCCACTGGGTGAAGCCCCTGGATTCAAACTGGCAACTGGGTTTGCCCGGCGCCATTCAGCGAAGCAACGCCGCTGTGGCCCTCGATGCCTTACGAGCCCTCTCCGGCTTGGGCTGGACCTTGCCTGAAGCCATGATCCAGAAGGGCTTTGCCACAGCTCACTGGCCCGGCCGCCTGCAAACCGTGCATTGGGGGGACCAAAAGCTTCGCCTGGATGGAGCCCACAATCCACCAGCAGCGGTGCAGCTGGCCGAAGAACGCAACCAGTGGATCGATGCCTCCAATGGTGTGGTGTGGATCCTGGCAATCCAGGCCCACAAGGATGCTGTCGCCATGCTCCAGACGCTGCTGCTGCCGCAAGACCAGGCTTGGATTATTCCGGTGCCGAGCCACAAGAGCTGGAGCCGGTCAGCCCTCCTCCAGGAGCTGCCTCAGCTCGATCACCAGCTGCAGGAGGCCGACGGCCTTGAAACCGTGCTGAACCAGCTCAGCAGCAACGAATGGCCGACACCGGTGCCGATTGTTGCCGGATCGCTGTATCTGATCGGTGACTTGTTCGCTCGAGGCGTTGTAACGGCAGAGTGA